The genomic stretch GTGCCGTCAAGGTTAGAGGTGTGCAAACGGCGGGCTGCCCCTCGAGCGAGGTGATGGTTGTTCGTGCAACCCATTGAAATGACGGAGGTCGAGACACCGGCGGTGGAAGGCCAGGTGCCGATCCCGCGCACGTTCCGCTGGCAGGGCCGGGACTTCACCGTGGCCGCCGTGCTGAAGCGCTGGCAGGATCAGCCTTTGAGGGCGAGGGGCGCGCTGCGCCCGCGGGAGGTGCGGTTCGGGACACCGGCGCGCGCCGGGGAGGGGCGGACTTACTTCCGCGTCCGGACGCAGGACGGCGCGGTGTTCGACCTGGCTTTCGACCCGCATGTCGCTCACTGGGCGTTGCTGAGGAAGCTTGCTCCCGGCGCATCCTGACCAAGCGGTGGTCTCCCGCTGCGGCATTTACTGCGACACCTGCCCGGCCTACCGCGGGGGCTTCTGCCCCGGCTGCCCGGCGCTCGAACCGGGCAGCTGCACCGTCCGGGATTGTGCGAACCGGCTGGCGGGCGGCCGCTGCTGGGAGTGCTCGGCCAACAGCTGTCACAACTTCGGGGTGAAGATCCAGCGGCGGGCTGCGGTCAGCGCCATGTTGCGCCGTTATGCGCTCTTGAAGCGCATGCAGGCGCCCCACGCAGGCGGTACCGCAGCCACGGCTCCTGCCTGCCGGCAATGTCCCGGGGCAGCCGTCCGGCCGCTCCATGAGGCCGGGAGGCGGCCGCCCCTCACCGATCCGCTCGGCTGGCCGCGCCGGGGTCCCGAGGATACGAACCCAGCAGCCTGAAGTACCCGACGTGGCGCCGGACCGCGGCCAGCGCGGCGGCTACGGGCGGCTCCGAGGCGTGGCCCTCCAGGTCGATCAGGAAGAGGTAGCGCCCCATCCCCTCGCGCGAGGGGCGCGACTCGATGCGGCTCAGGTTGATCCCCCGGTCTGCGAACTCCGCCAGCAGGTCCCGCAAAAGCCCTGGCCGGTCGCTCAGGCTTCCCACCACGAGGCTGGTGCGGTCATGGCCCGTCGGCTGGGGCCAGCCTCGCGCCAGCACCCCGAAGCGGGTGGCGTTAGGGTCACCGTCCTGCACCGGCCCGAACGCTACGGCCAGGCCGTATCGCGCCGCCGCTTCCCCACTGGCCACGGCCGCCCACGGCCGGTCGGAGGCGGCTACCCGGCGCGCGGCCTCTGCCGTACTCGGGGCGTGCTCGATGGCCGCGCCGGGCAGGAGCGAACGCAGCGTCCGGCGGCACTGCGCCAGCGCCTGCGGATGGGAGAGGAGCCGCTCGATCTGGTGCAGTTGCACCCCCGGGCGAGCCAGCAACCACTGGCGCACCTCCAGGACGATCTCGCCCACCTGAACCAGCGTGCTCTCGTGCAGCCACAGGTCGAGCGAGAGGGTGACCGAGCCTTCCAGCGAGTTTTCGAGGGGGCAGACGGCCTGGGCAACCGAACCGCGCTCCGCGGCAGAAAAGAGAGATGGCAGGTCGCCGAACGCTTCGAGCACGGCCCCTCCGCCCTGGCGCCCGGCCCACCGGGAGGCCGCCTCGTGGCTGAAGCTGCCCTCCGGCCCCAGGTACCCGATCTTACCCACCGCCCCGGCCGGCCTCTCCCCTATCGGTGCGCCCTGCCGGCCGGATGCGGTTCCACTCGTCGGTGGCATAGCGGCTGGCGGCAAGCTGCGAGGCCACCCTCCGTTCCTCTTCGGTGAGAAAGCCCCTGTCCCACACGACCCCGGCGGCGGCTGCAAAGCCTTCGGCGATGGCCGGGGCCGCTTCGTCGAACTCCACGGGGCGCCCCAGCGCCTGGCTGAGCGAGCCTGCCCGTTCTGCGAGGATCAGCGCGAGGAACCGCGCCCCCCGGCCTCCGGGCGCAAGCACCCGGGCGGTGAGTTCGGCGTCGAACTCAAGTGGGATGCTGCCGTGCTGCAAGACGGCCCCGGATGCCCGGCGAAGCTGGGCGCTGCCGACGACCTTGCGTCCGTTCCACTCGAGTTCGTAGCGGGAGGCGGAGTCGAAACAGGCGCCGGCCAGAGCCTCCCTGCCCTCCCCCGCCGGCGACGCGGCCGGCCGGGCGAGAACGGCCGCGATGCCGAGCCGGGCGAGCCCCGCTTGCAGCGCCTCGCTGATCCGCCGGTATCCCTCCATGACCGTCTGGCCTCCCATGGGGTGGCCCGGTGGCAGCACGACGCTGTACGTGACCTCTCGGTGGTGAAAGACGGCCCGCCCGCCCGTCGGGCGGCGGACGATGTCGATGCCCGCCTCGCGGCAGGCCGCCTCGTTCACCGCCCGGCCCCACTCCTGGAAGTACCCCAGCGACACGGCCGCCGGCTCCCATCGGTAGAGGCGCAGCACCGGCTCCGACGTGCCGCGTTCGGCCGCCCTCAGGAGGGCCTCATCGACGGCCATGTTCCAGGCGGCACCGTCCGGCGGATCAATGATCAGCCGCCACCGCTCCGTCACGCCGCCTTTACGCCCCCGGCGTAAAGCAGACGACCGGGTTGCGCGCCGCCGTGACCTCGTCGAGCCGGCGTACCGGCGTGCGGTGCGGCGCGCTCGTGACCCGCTCGGGGTCGCTTTCTGCCTCCCGTGCGATCTGCTTCATGACCGCGGCGAAGCGGTCCAGCGTCCCCTTCGTCTCCGTCTCGGTCGGCTCGATCATCAGCGCCTCTTCCACGATGAGCGGGAAGTAGACCGTCGGGGCGTGCATCCCGAAGTCGAGGATGCGCTTGGCGATATCGCCCGCCCTGACCCCGTGGCGCTTCTGCCTGACCGCCGACAGGACGAACTCGTGCTTGCAGTGCCGGTCGTAGGGCAGGTGGTAGTCCTCGGCCAGAAGGCGCATCAGGTAATTGGCGTTGAGCACGGCCGCCTCGCTCACGCGGCGGAGGCCCTGCGGCCCAAGGGCGCGGATGTAAGCGTACGCCCGCACCAGCACCCCGAAGTTGCCGTAGAAGCTTCGAACCCTGCCGATGCTCTTGGGCAGTTCGTAGTTGAGGCGGTACCGTTCCCCGTCGAACTCCACCAGCGGCACCGGCAGGTACGGCACGATGGACTCCCGGACGGCGATGGGGCCGGAACCCGGGCCGCCGCCGCCGTGGGGGGTGGAGAAGGTCTTGTGCAGGTTGAAGTGGACGATGTCGAAGCCCATGTCGCCGGGCCGGGAGATGCCCAGGATGGCGTTGGCGTTGGCGCCGTCGTAGTACAAAAGACCGCCGGCGTCGTGGACGATGCGCGCAATTCCCAGAATGTTCTCATCAAACAGCCCGAGCGTGTTGGGGTTGGTCAGCATCAGGCCTGCCGTCTGCGGCCCGACGGCCTTGCGCAGCGCTTTGACGTCCACCCCGCCCCGGGCGTCCGTGGGCACCTGCACCATCCGGTAGCCGCTCATGGTGACGCTGGCCGGGTTGGTGCCGTGGGCCGAGTCGGGAACGATGATCTCCCGGCGCTGTTCGTGCTGGCCTCGGTCCTTGTGGTACGCCTTGATGAGCAACAGCCCCGTCAGCTCCCCGTGCGCCCCGGCGGCCGGCTGCAGCGTCGCCCTCGCCAGCCCGGCGATCTCGCACAGGTACCGCTCCAAACGGTACATCAGCTCCAGAGCGCCCTGCACGCTCTCCTCGGGCTGGTAGGGGTGGATGCGGGCAAAGCCGGGAAGCTGGGCCGCCTCCTCGTTCACCTTGGGGTTGTACTTCATCGTGCATGAGCCAAGCGGGTAGAAGTCCACGTCCACCGCGTGGTTACGCCTGGAGGCCTGCGTGAAGTGGCGCACCACTTCGATTTCCGAAAGTTCAGGAAGGGGCGCCGGCTCCTTCCGAAGCGCCGCGGCCGGGATGAGCTGCTCCAGGGGCCTTGCGGGCACGTCCAGCTCGGGGAACTGATACGCCACCCGCCCGGGAGCGCCCCGCTCGAACAGAAGCGGCGGGTCCGGCTGTTCCGTCGCCGGCACGTTTTCGGTCGCCCGACCCGCCCCGATGCCATCGCCCATGAAAACCCCACACACCCTTCCCCGTCTCAGGCAAGCTGGCGCAGCACGCCAGCCAGCCGGTCGATATCTTCACGGGTGCGGGCCTCGGTGACGCACCAGAGCACGCCCCGCTCCAGGCCCTCGTAGAAGTTGCCCAGCGGCAGCCCACCGATGATGCTGTATTCCTGCCAGAGCCGGGTCAATATCTCGGGGATCTCCCCGTCCATCTCCACGACGAACTCCTTGAAGAACGGCGCATCCCACATGGGCCGGATGCCCGGGATGCCGGTGAGCGCCTCGTAGGCGTAGTGCGACCTTTGAACGCACAGCTCCCCCACCCGGCGGATGCCCTGGCGCCCGATCATGGCGAGGTATGCCGTGGCGGCCAGCGCGTTGAGCGCCTGGTTGGTGCAGATGTTGGAGGTGGCGCGCTCCCGCCGGATGTGCTGCTCCCGGGTCTGCAGCGTCAGGACGAACCCCCGCCGCCCGTCCACGTCCCGGGTCACGCCGGCAATGCGGCCGGGCATGCGGCGGATGAGGTCCCGCCTGGCGGCAAAGAAGCCGAGGTACGGCCCGCCAAAGCCGATGGCGTTGCCCAGACCCTGCCCTTCGCCCACCGCAATGTCGGCGCCGTACTCGCCGGGTGGCGCGAGGATTCCCAGGGAAATGGGGTCCACAACCGCCACGAACAGCGCCCCCGCCCGGTGCGCGATCTCCGAGGCGGCCTGCATCTCCTCAATGGATCCGAAGAAGTTGGGGTTCTGTACCACCACGGCGGCCAAGTCTGTGCCTGCGGCCTGCTGCAGGGCGTCCAGGTTGGTGACGCCCATGCGCCACGGCACCGTGTCGAGCGCCACGTCCTGGTTACCCAGGTAGGTGGCCATGACCCGGCGGTACTCGGGGTGCACCGCGGCCGAGACCGCGACCCGCCGGCGCCCCGTGGCACCCACCGCCATGAGGGCCGCTTCGGCGGCCGCCGATGCCCCGTCGTACATGGAGGCGTTGGCCGCGTCCAGCCCCGTCAGCTGGCAAACCAGGGTCTGGTACTCGAAGATGGTCTGCAGGACGCCCTGGCTCACCTCGGCCTGGTACGGGGTGTAGGCGGTGTAGAACTCCGAGCGCGAAAGCACGTGCCTCACGACCGACGGGATCAGGTGGTCGTATGCCCCGGCGCCCAAGAAAGAGGTATAACGGTCGAGGTCGGCGTTGCGTGCGGCAAGCGAGCGCATGTGGGCGAGGAGTTCGGCTTCGCTCATGGGAGGGGGCAGATTGAGGGGGCGGCGCAGGCGTACCTGTTCCGGGATGTCCTCGAAGAGGTCCTCCACGCTCTTGACGCCGATTCGCGCCAGCATCTCCCGGCGCTCGGCGTCCGTCATGGGCACATAGTCCATGCGCCCTTCAACCCCCGTTCTCGCCGATGAGGGCCCTGTAGTCCGCCGCGCTCAAGAGCAGCGCGAACTCCCCGGGATCCGAGGCTTCGATGACGCACATCCAGCCCTCGCCGTACGGGTCTTTGTTGACCAGCTCGGGCGAGTCCTGGAGCTTCTCGTTGACCTCGACGACGGTGCCCGAGACGGGGGCGTAGACGTCGGAGACGGCCTTGACCGACTCCACCACCGCCAGCCGCTTCTCGCGCTCGACGGTCGCCCCCACCTTCGGGAGTTCGATGTAGACCACGTCGCCCAGTTCCTTCTGCGCGTAGAAGGTGATGCCGATCCGGACCCGCCGCCCGTCCACGGCGGCCCACTCGTGTTCCTTGGTGTACTTCAGCGAAGCCGGATACAACGTGCACCGCCCCCTCAGGGTTTTTGCTTGTCGAATGCCTTACGGGCCTCACTGCGGGCGCGGGTGCGAATGGGCACGAAGCTTCCCTTGATGATGCGCGCCCGGTGCACCTGCCCT from Bacillota bacterium encodes the following:
- a CDS encoding DUF6504 family protein, which codes for MQPIEMTEVETPAVEGQVPIPRTFRWQGRDFTVAAVLKRWQDQPLRARGALRPREVRFGTPARAGEGRTYFRVRTQDGAVFDLAFDPHVAHWALLRKLAPGAS
- the pheA gene encoding prephenate dehydratase, giving the protein MGKIGYLGPEGSFSHEAASRWAGRQGGGAVLEAFGDLPSLFSAAERGSVAQAVCPLENSLEGSVTLSLDLWLHESTLVQVGEIVLEVRQWLLARPGVQLHQIERLLSHPQALAQCRRTLRSLLPGAAIEHAPSTAEAARRVAASDRPWAAVASGEAAARYGLAVAFGPVQDGDPNATRFGVLARGWPQPTGHDRTSLVVGSLSDRPGLLRDLLAEFADRGINLSRIESRPSREGMGRYLFLIDLEGHASEPPVAAALAAVRRHVGYFRLLGSYPRDPGAASRADR
- a CDS encoding lipoate--protein ligase family protein; its protein translation is MTERWRLIIDPPDGAAWNMAVDEALLRAAERGTSEPVLRLYRWEPAAVSLGYFQEWGRAVNEAACREAGIDIVRRPTGGRAVFHHREVTYSVVLPPGHPMGGQTVMEGYRRISEALQAGLARLGIAAVLARPAASPAGEGREALAGACFDSASRYELEWNGRKVVGSAQLRRASGAVLQHGSIPLEFDAELTARVLAPGGRGARFLALILAERAGSLSQALGRPVEFDEAAPAIAEGFAAAAGVVWDRGFLTEEERRVASQLAASRYATDEWNRIRPAGRTDRGEAGRGGG
- the gcvPB gene encoding aminomethyl-transferring glycine dehydrogenase subunit GcvPB gives rise to the protein MGDGIGAGRATENVPATEQPDPPLLFERGAPGRVAYQFPELDVPARPLEQLIPAAALRKEPAPLPELSEIEVVRHFTQASRRNHAVDVDFYPLGSCTMKYNPKVNEEAAQLPGFARIHPYQPEESVQGALELMYRLERYLCEIAGLARATLQPAAGAHGELTGLLLIKAYHKDRGQHEQRREIIVPDSAHGTNPASVTMSGYRMVQVPTDARGGVDVKALRKAVGPQTAGLMLTNPNTLGLFDENILGIARIVHDAGGLLYYDGANANAILGISRPGDMGFDIVHFNLHKTFSTPHGGGGPGSGPIAVRESIVPYLPVPLVEFDGERYRLNYELPKSIGRVRSFYGNFGVLVRAYAYIRALGPQGLRRVSEAAVLNANYLMRLLAEDYHLPYDRHCKHEFVLSAVRQKRHGVRAGDIAKRILDFGMHAPTVYFPLIVEEALMIEPTETETKGTLDRFAAVMKQIAREAESDPERVTSAPHRTPVRRLDEVTAARNPVVCFTPGA
- the gcvPA gene encoding aminomethyl-transferring glycine dehydrogenase subunit GcvPA → MDYVPMTDAERREMLARIGVKSVEDLFEDIPEQVRLRRPLNLPPPMSEAELLAHMRSLAARNADLDRYTSFLGAGAYDHLIPSVVRHVLSRSEFYTAYTPYQAEVSQGVLQTIFEYQTLVCQLTGLDAANASMYDGASAAAEAALMAVGATGRRRVAVSAAVHPEYRRVMATYLGNQDVALDTVPWRMGVTNLDALQQAAGTDLAAVVVQNPNFFGSIEEMQAASEIAHRAGALFVAVVDPISLGILAPPGEYGADIAVGEGQGLGNAIGFGGPYLGFFAARRDLIRRMPGRIAGVTRDVDGRRGFVLTLQTREQHIRRERATSNICTNQALNALAATAYLAMIGRQGIRRVGELCVQRSHYAYEALTGIPGIRPMWDAPFFKEFVVEMDGEIPEILTRLWQEYSIIGGLPLGNFYEGLERGVLWCVTEARTREDIDRLAGVLRQLA
- the gcvH gene encoding glycine cleavage system protein GcvH, translated to MYPASLKYTKEHEWAAVDGRRVRIGITFYAQKELGDVVYIELPKVGATVEREKRLAVVESVKAVSDVYAPVSGTVVEVNEKLQDSPELVNKDPYGEGWMCVIEASDPGEFALLLSAADYRALIGENGG